One window of Papaver somniferum cultivar HN1 chromosome 9, ASM357369v1, whole genome shotgun sequence genomic DNA carries:
- the LOC113313647 gene encoding protein NRT1/ PTR FAMILY 7.1-like: MALKFGFNHVATKVKKQLCFSRGTTSAYEEEEESCRNEGKMISVASDGSLDRKGNPALKSNCGGWKIANLLLVNQGLATLAFFGVSVNLVLFLTRVLDQDSAEAANNISKWTGTVYLFSLVGAFLSDSYWGRYLTCAIFQFILVLGLVSLSLTTWLLLIKPVGCGDKILLCSKPSSLGVAVFYLSIYLIAFGYGGYQPTIATFGSDQFNELDPKERQSKAVFFGYFYFALNFGSLFSNTILVYFEDSGQWTLGFLASMGSAVLGLALFYVGTPNYRYFQPSGNPLKRVAQVIVAAMRKWTVLPPSNGDKLYEMEGESAIKGCRKILHSDKFGFLDKAATISEKDLSDQTSITINPWRLCTVTQVEEVKCVLKMLPIWLCTIIYSVIFTQMASLFVEQGEVMDTGTGSFNLPAASMSAFDIVSVLIFTGIYGRFVVPITSRFTRNPKGLTELQRMGTGILIGLLAMVAAGITEMERLKRITSTESTSSLSIFWQIPQYTLVGASEVFMYVGQLEFFNNQAPDGIKSFGSSLCMASMSVGNYVSSLLVNIVMAITTTRNRPGWIPDNLNMGHLHRFYFLIAILAAVDFVIYLFLAKWYKGINLETDDIEEEEDSELEEQEQGGGNTNNILRKV, encoded by the exons ATGGCtttgaaatttggtttcaaccATGTGGCAACAAAG GTTAAGAAACAATTGTGCTTTTCTCGTGGAACAACATCTGCatatgaagaggaggaagaatcgTGTCGAAATGAAGGAAAGATGATTTCCGTTGCAAGTGATGGGTCGTTAGATAGAAAAGGAAATCCTGCTTTGAAATCAAACTGTGGAGGATGGAAGATAGCTAATCTCTTATTAG TGAATCAAGGTCTGGCAACACTTGCTTTCTTTGGTGTCAGTGTAAACCTTGTTCTGTTCTTAACAAGGGTTCTAGATCAAGATAGTGCTGAAGCTGCAAACAACATTAGCAAATGGACAGGAACTGTTTACTTGTTCTCCTTAGTTGGCGCATTCCTCAGTGATTCTTATTGGGGAAGATACTTAACTTGCGCAATCTTTCAGTTCATTCTTGTACTG GGGCTGGTATCGCTGTCATTGACAACTTGGTTACTCTTGATCAAGCCAGTAGGTTGTGGAGATAAAATATTATTATGCTCGAAACCTTCTTCACTTGGTGTTGCAGTCTTTTACTTGTCGATTTACTTGATAGCATTTGGCTATGGTGGATACCAACCAACTATTGCAACATTTGGATCAGATCAGTTTAATGAATTGGACCCAAAAGAAAGACAATCCAAAGCTGTCTTTTTCGGTTACTTTTACTTCGCATTAAACTTTGGATCACTCTTCTCAAATACGATTCTAGTCTATTTTGAGGATTCAGGACAATGGACTTTAGGATTCTTGGCTTCTATGGGTTCTGCTGTTCTTGGACTTGCTTTGTTCTATGTAGGAACACCAAATTATCGATACTTTCAACCTAGTGGAAATCCATTGAAACGTGTAGCTCAAGTAATTGTTGCAGCTATGAGAAAATGGACTGTTCTTCCTCCTTCAAATGGTGATAAGCTCTACGAAATGGAAGGGGAGTCTGCTATTAAAGGGTGTAGGAAAATTCTTCATAGTGATAAATTTGG GTTCTTAGATAAGGCGGCAACGATAAGCGAGAAAGATTTATCCGATCAAACCAGTATAACTATAAACCCATGGAGGCTCTGTACAGTAACACAAGTAGAAGAAGTAAAGTGTGTGCTGAAAATGTTACCTATTTGGCTTTGCACCATCATATATTCCGTAATTTTCACCCAGATGGCCTCACTTTTTGTTGAGCAAGGGGAAGTCATGGATACAGGCACTGGTAGCTTCAACTTGCCTGCAGCTAGTATGTCGGCTTTCGATATAGTCAGTGTTCTTATATTTACTGGTATTTATGGTCGGTTTGTGGTACCAATAACCAGCAGATTCACAAGGAATCCCAAAGGCTTAACAGAGCTCCAAAGAATGGGAACTGGAATATTAATTGGATTATTAGCCATGGTCGCAGCAGGAATTACAGAAATGGAAAGGCTAAAGAGAATTACATCCACTGAAAGCACTAGTTCATTAAGCATATTTTGGCAAATACCGCAATACACATTAGTTGGAGCCTCAGAGGTGTTTATGTACGTGGGCCAGTTGGAATTTTTTAACAATCAAGCTCCAGACGGGATAAAAAGTTTTGGAAGCTCACTTTGCATGGCTTCGATGTCTGTTGGGAACTATGTTAGCAGTTTACTAGTTAACATAGTAATGGCCATCACAACTACAAGAAACAGACCAGGTTGGATTCCAGACAATCTGAACATGGGTCACCTTCACAGATTTTACTTCCTTATCGCTATTCTAGCTGCAGTTGATTTTGTGATCTATCTATTTCTCGCAAAGTGGTACAAAGGCATAAATCTTGAAACAGACGAcatcgaggaggaagaagatagTGAATTGGAAGAACAAGAACAGGGAGGTGGTAATACTAACAATATCCTTAGAAAAGTTTAG
- the LOC113313576 gene encoding protein NRT1/ PTR FAMILY 7.1-like encodes MALKYGLYHMAAKAKKRLCLSGGEPRKSRPEGNIISVASDGSLDSKGNPALKARSGGWKIANLLLVNQGLVTLAFYGVNLNLVLFLTRVLDQDSAKAANSITNWAGTVYLFSLVGAFLSDSYFGRHLTCAIFQLIFIVGLFSLSLTSWLLLIKPVGCGDVTLPCAQPSSVGNAIFYFSIYLIALGYGGYQPTIATFGADQFNELDPDERQSKAVFFGYFYCALNLGCLFSDTVLVFFEDSGHWTFGFMISMGSAIIGLLLFWLGTPNYRFFQPSGNPLTRVAQVFVASMRKWIIPLPPNGEGLYEMEGESAIKGCRKILHSNEFGFLDKAATVNEKDNLCEENSINPWRLCTVTQVEEVKCVLKMFPIWLCTIIYSVIYTQTDSLFVEQGAVMSTRTPFFHLKLPAASMSVFNIISVLVFTFVYRRLVPFIARFTGNPDGLTELQRIGTGLVIGLVAVVAAGITEIERLKRLNPDTSSSSLSIFWQMPQYALVGASEVFMYVGQLEFFNNQAPDGIKSFGSSLCMASMSLGNYLSSLLVSIVMSITTTENRPGWIPNDLNKGHLERFYFLIVILTAIDFVIYIFLAKWYKGINLEKKSIQEEEGNHSEDVTEEEERNPSEEQRETVLTITNTSVN; translated from the exons ATGGCTTTGAAATACGGATTGTACCATATGGCAGCAAAG GCTAAAAAACGATTATGCTTATCTGGTGGTGAGCCAAGAAAGTCTAGACCTGAAGGAAATATAATTTCTGTTGCAAGTGATGGCTCGTTAGATAGTAAGGGGAATCCTGCTTTGAAAGCACGCTCTGGAGGATGGAAAATAGCCAATCTCTTACTAG TGAATCAAGGACTAGTAACACTTGCTTTCTATGGAGTGAATTTAAACCTTGTTCTGTTCTTAACAAGGGTACTAGATCAAGACAGTGCCAAAGCTGCAAACAGCATTACTAATTGGGCAGGGACGGTTTATTTGTTCTCATTAGTTGGGGCATTCCTTAGCGATTCTTATTTTGGAAGACACTTAACTTGTGCAATCTTTCAGCTCATCTTCATAGTG gGTTTGTTTTCATTGTCATTAACATCTTGGTTATTACTGATCAAGCCAGTTGGTTGTGGTGATGTAACATTACCTTGTGCGCAACCTTCTTCGGTTGGCAATGCAATCTTTTATTTTTCCATCTACCTAATTGCACTAGGCTATGGTGGATATCAACCAACTATAGCTACATTTGGAGCAGATCAATTTAATGAGTTGGACCCAGATGAAAGACAATCCAAAGCTGTCTTTTTCGGTTACTTTTACTGCGCACTAAACTTAGGATGCCTCTTTTCAGACACCGTTTTAGTGTTCTTTGAGGATTCAGGTCATTGGACCTTTGGGTTCATGATCTCAATGGGTTCTGCTATTATTGGTCTTCTTCTGTTCTGGCTAGGAACTCCAAATTATCGTTTCTTTCAACCAAGTGGAAATCCATTGACACGGGTAGCTCAAGTGTTTGTTGCTTCCATGAGAAAATGGATCATACCTCTTCCACCAAATGGTGAGGGGCTCTATGAAATGGAGGGTGAATCTGCTATTAAAGGGTGTAGGAAGATCCTTCACAGTAATGAATTTGG GTTCCTAGACAAGGCAGCAACGGTAAACGAAAAGGATAACTTGTGTGAAGAAAACAGTATAAATCCATGGCGGCTTTGCACCGTAACTCAAGTAGAAGAAGTTAAATGTGTGCTAAAAATGTTTCCCATTTGGCTGTGCACCATAATTTATTCTGTCATATACACCCAAACGGACTCGCTTTTTGTTGAGCAAGGAGCTGTCATGAGTACAAGAACCCCTTTCTTTCACTTAAAATTACCAGCTGCAAGTATGTCGGTTTTCAACATTATAAGTGTTCTTGTCTTCACTTTTGTTTATCGACGACTTGTCCCATTTATCGCTAGATTCACAGGAAATCCTGACGGTTTAACAGAACTGCAGCGTATAGGAACTGGACTAGTAATAGGCTTAGTTGCTGTGGTGGCTGCAGGAATTACAGAAATTGAAAGACTAAAAAGATTAAATCCTGATACAAGCTCAAGTTCGTTAAGCATATTTTGGCAAATGCCCCAGTACGCATTAGTTGGAGCCTCGGAAGTGTTTATGTACGTGGGCCAATTGGAATTTTTTAACAATCAAGCTCCGGATGGGATTAAAAGTTTTGGAAGCTCACTTTGTATGGCTTCAATGTCTCTGGGGAATTATCTAAGTAGTTTACTCGTTAGCATTGTAATGAGCATTACCACTACGGAAAATAGACCTGGTTGGATTCCAAATGATCTTAACAAGGGTCACTTGGAAAGGTTTTACTTCCTTATCGTCATCCTAACCGCAATAGATTTTGTGATTTACATATTTTTGGCCAAGTGGTACAAAGGCATCAATCTTGAGAAGAAGAGCATCCAAGAGGAGGAAGGCAACCACTCGGAGGACGTCactgaagaggaagaaagaaatcCATCGGAAGAACAACGGGAAACAGTCCTGACGATCACCAATACTTCAGTTAATTAA
- the LOC113314442 gene encoding zinc finger CCCH domain-containing protein 14-like: MDFGGARKRGRPDAALNSNGGFKRNKQETETFTPGIGSKSKPCTKFFSTSGCPFGEGCHFLHYVPGGIHAVAQMTNLGGNQSHQPPSRNPLGPPPMMADVTSPSSARTKMCSKYNSAEGCKFGDKCRFSHGDKEFGKLIGSPYEDPRVMGIPPHLMGRMPNRYEQQPPPPQSLAAAASFGASATAKISVDASLAGAIIGKGGVNSKHICHLTGAKLAIREHESDPSLRNIELEGTFDQIKQASAMVRELIVNVGAATAAMKNRQPHAATAPAPSANNFKTKLCENFSKGSCTFGDRCHFAHGASELRKSGV; this comes from the exons ATGGATTTTGGTGGAGCTCGAAAAAGAGGTAGACCTGACGCTGCCTTAAATTCTAATGGTGGATTCAAACGGAATAAACAAG AAACGGAGACCTTTACACCTGGTATAGGAAGCAAATCAAAGCCATGCACCAAGTTTTTCAG CACTTCTGGGTGTCCCTTTGGTGAAGGATGCCACTTCTTACACTATGTTCCTGGGGGTATCCATGCTGTGGCCCAGATGACCAACTTGGGTGGAAACCAATCTCATCAGCCACCTTCTAGAAACCCACTAGGACCACCACCGATGATGGCGGATGTTACATCTCCATCTTCTGCAAGAACAAAAATGTGCTCCAAATATAATTCAGCTGAAGGTTGTAAGTTCGGGGACAAATGCCGATTTTCTCACGGAGATAAGGAATTTGGTAAATTGATTGGTTCACCCTATGAAGATCCACGTGTTATGGGTATTCCTCCACATTTGATGGGCAGGATGCCTAACAGGTACGAGCAGCAACCTCCACCGCCTCAAAGCCTTGCTGCAGCAGCAAGTTTTGGTGCCTCGGCAACTGCCAAGATCAGCGTAGATGCTTCCCTAGCCGGAGCTATAATTGGGAAAGGAGGTGTGAATTCAAAGCACATCTGTCATTTAACCGGAGCCAAGCTTGCAATACGGGAACATGAGTCAGATCCTAGCTTGAGGAACATTGAGTTAGAGGGAACCTTCGATCAGATCAAACAGGCTAGTGCAATGGTTCGTGAACTAATTGTTAATGTTGGTGCTGCCACAGCAGCTATGAAGAATCGCCAACCCCATGCTGCAACAGCACCTGCGCCATCAGCGAACAACTTCAAGACGAAACTATGTGAGAACTTCTCAAAGGGTTCTTGCACTTTTGGTGACAGGTGCCATTTTGCACATGGCGCAAGTGAGTTGCGCAAGTCTGGTGTGTGA